In Synergistaceae bacterium, the DNA window CTCCGGAACCGGCGAGCAGTTTAGCGGCAAGAGACACATAACACGGATTGACGCATACAGATGCAAATCCCCAATCAACTGCCTCGCTGCACAGCTTCCTAATGTCATATTCTCTCGCGTCCGGATTAAGGTTCGTGTGATCAATAAAGTGTGCCAGATCCAACAGAACCCCTCCTACATTTTTTCATAGCCATGTTTTTTAGCAATTTCATCAAATATAATAAGCCCTGGGATCGCACTGGCTTTTGGGTGACGGTGGGTAATCTTGTAATAGACAAGATCCGGCGGAGTTTCAGCTATATCCTGGAATACAATGTTTTTATTCCAAAAACTCAGATGTTCAGTTGCAGTACGCGGCACCATACACCACTGTCCAGGCTTTACCATAATTACGGCAACCAGATTGACAGAATCGAGCCTCATCTTTACAGAGCGCATAGGATCCCATATATGATCATGCCAGAGGCGATATCCGCTGCCCCACTCTATGTAGAACTCCAGCTCAGGCATGAGCGACGAAGGACATATATCTCCACCAGGCGTCTCTCCTTCATCCAATATCCTGGCTACTATAAGGCTTTCCCTATAAAATGGCTCCATCTGGACATATTTGGTCGTCTCCTCATGGAGTACAATAGCAACATCAACTGCTCTGCTCTCAACTGCCTGATACATCTGATCGGACGGGTCGGTCGAAATCCTGAGGTATACCGGCGGGGTGTGATCAAGTAAATCTCGATAGACATCAGGCAAAAGCCTGCAGTTTACACTTTCTGAACCACCGATGGCAAGCGAATAGGCCGATCCGGGGGTTCTTGTATTGGAGATTTCCGTGCTGACTTCCTGCCACTTAAGGGCAAGAGGCAGGAAGCTCTCTCCTGCCGGGGTAAGGCGTATTGATTTCATGCCCTTCTGGCGATCGACAAGAATCATGCCCATCTCGGTTTCAAGTTCTCTGAGGTTATAGCTGATAGTTGACTGTGTGACGTTCAGCAGCCCGGCTGCCTTACTCAGCGTCCTTGACATGGCCACTGCAAGAAATGCCTCTATCCCTTTTTCATGCATTCTTTTCCCCTCCAAAGGGCAAATAACACTTAAGTTAAATATACGTGCAGCAACCGTATATTGCAAGCCCATTAAACTATATGCATCAAAATATAACCATTTACCTGTAAGATCAGAAAGTGGCGGACTGGCGCAAAGAACTTAATGCATTTGCGTAATCCGCCCCCATATGTAAGATCGATAAACTAAAACAGTTATTTCTGATTTTCTTGCGGTACTCAGCTTTCACCATTCTACGAAGTATCTTATAAAATAGCAGATATCAGTCCTGACGCTAAGGCGCGTATTTCATCCGCTCAAATCCAGAATGTTGTTCTACCTCGTCAGGATTTCCGTGTCTGCATGTAAATTGATAAAAGGACACAGAAAGTTACATAATAGCAGCCAGAAAGCCGTCTCGAAAAACCGCATTTCGGACTCCCCTTTCCAAACCTTCTTTAGATTACTACTTAGTCAGAAGTGTAAGCATCGCACCGGCAGCTACAGCTGTCCCGACAACACCGGCGACATTGGGCCCCATAGCATGCATAAGGATATACGAGCCTGGAAATTCCTTCTGAACCACCTTCTGGCAGACCCTTGCCGCCATCGGCACAGCAGAGACGCCTGCCGCTCCAATAACCGGATTGATTTTACCCTTGGTACAGACTTTCATAACCTGTCCTAAAATTACCCCTCCTGCGGTGCTTGTTATAAACGCAATAAGCCCAAGGCATATAATTTTTATCGTCTCTACCCTTAGAAAAGAGTCTGCATTCATCGTGGCACCAACTGATATTCCAAGGAAAATTGTCGTAGCGTTCAGCACCTCATTCTGTGCAGCCTGGCTCAAACGTTCTGTACATCCACATTCACGCAGCAGGTTTCCAAACATCAGCATACCTATGAGAGGAACTGCCGGAGGAAGTATAAGTCCGCAGGCAACCGTAGATACAAGCGAAAAAAGTATTCTCTCTCTGTGTGAAACAGGGCGAAGCTGCTCCATCTTTATAGAACGGTCTTTTTTTGTAGTCAGCAGCTTTATTACAGGAGGCTGAATAAGCGGAACAAGCGACATATAGCTGTACGCCGCTACAGCAACAGCAGGAAGTATATGCTTGGCAAGTTTTGAACAAAGGTATATAGCAGTGGGGCCATCTGCTCCGCCGATTATCCCTATTCCGGCAGCTTCTTTTATAGTGAAACCCATAACCATAGCTCCTATCACAGCAATAAAAACCCCCAGCTGCGCTGCCGCACCCAGCAGAAAGGTGATGGGATTGGAAAGCAGGGGACCAAAATCTGTAAGGGCTCCTATTCCCATGAAGATGATAATCGGATATATCTCATGGTCTATTCCAAATTTTACGAAGTAAAAGAAACCGCCTTCGTCAACAATCCCTGAGAGAGGAAGGTTTACCAGAAGACATCCAAATGCTATAGGCAGAAGAAGCAAAGGTTCAAAACCCTTTGCTATCGCCAGATAGAGAAGGGCAAGGGCAACCAGCAGCATCACAAGGTTGCCCTGAGTAAGAGCTACAAATCCAGACTGATCAATTACACCCTTAAGCGCTGTAATATACAGTTCCACTTTACCTGCCTCCTGCCGACGGCGTTTTTTTTGCTTTAGTTTTTTCTGCAGCTTCAGCTATTTTGTGTGTGACAATCATTACAAACATCAATCCTATAATCACGAGAAATACAATACTCATTGCAATCATTGACATGACGAGTGCTCCCACTGGTCCGGCGAAAAATGAACTCATCGAGACATTAACCGGCATACTGACAACCTCCCTAAAATTTGGACATGTAAAAACACACAACATTATTTCAGCCTGCAATAAATTTCCAATCAGGCAAAGCAGAAGCGGACTGTTTAGGCTACAGTCAAGCGGACAGCACATATAGGGCTCTTTTACGAGCTTTTAAAAAATATAGAGTTATATAATGAGGTTAAAGAAACGATATGGAAAGATTATTCTCGTTTATGTGTAGCCTTGACATAAATCGCTGAAGAAAGATTTGAGATATGCCGACCATCTGAAAGAGATTCTCCGACGGTCTCCAATGTTAAAAGACGCGGACACGGCAAAGCAGACATCTGTTCAGAAACAAATCGCGAC includes these proteins:
- a CDS encoding LysR family transcriptional regulator, giving the protein MHEKGIEAFLAVAMSRTLSKAAGLLNVTQSTISYNLRELETEMGMILVDRQKGMKSIRLTPAGESFLPLALKWQEVSTEISNTRTPGSAYSLAIGGSESVNCRLLPDVYRDLLDHTPPVYLRISTDPSDQMYQAVESRAVDVAIVLHEETTKYVQMEPFYRESLIVARILDEGETPGGDICPSSLMPELEFYIEWGSGYRLWHDHIWDPMRSVKMRLDSVNLVAVIMVKPGQWCMVPRTATEHLSFWNKNIVFQDIAETPPDLVYYKITHRHPKASAIPGLIIFDEIAKKHGYEKM
- a CDS encoding OadG family protein; the encoded protein is MPVNVSMSSFFAGPVGALVMSMIAMSIVFLVIIGLMFVMIVTHKIAEAAEKTKAKKTPSAGGR
- a CDS encoding sodium ion-translocating decarboxylase subunit beta → MELYITALKGVIDQSGFVALTQGNLVMLLVALALLYLAIAKGFEPLLLLPIAFGCLLVNLPLSGIVDEGGFFYFVKFGIDHEIYPIIIFMGIGALTDFGPLLSNPITFLLGAAAQLGVFIAVIGAMVMGFTIKEAAGIGIIGGADGPTAIYLCSKLAKHILPAVAVAAYSYMSLVPLIQPPVIKLLTTKKDRSIKMEQLRPVSHRERILFSLVSTVACGLILPPAVPLIGMLMFGNLLRECGCTERLSQAAQNEVLNATTIFLGISVGATMNADSFLRVETIKIICLGLIAFITSTAGGVILGQVMKVCTKGKINPVIGAAGVSAVPMAARVCQKVVQKEFPGSYILMHAMGPNVAGVVGTAVAAGAMLTLLTK